The following coding sequences are from one Arachis hypogaea cultivar Tifrunner chromosome 7, arahy.Tifrunner.gnm2.J5K5, whole genome shotgun sequence window:
- the LOC140174361 gene encoding uncharacterized protein: MEDIPEDNPSSQDDSQLRRPVSEHREAINQAKIASTIHHANEHVTTDPQHPEKARDKAAQIIQDLCLRVQELEGKLNNREKHNNEHGSHATSRSRSHRGRSSTRQRNRRDDRSASRNRRHEKSPERRYDKKHHRSASRDLNRQHDSDEDRRHRSTKRTRSDHTIMGATPFTEGILRAKLPRGFDKPTDMKYDGTKDPQEHLTAFEARMNLEGASDAVRCRAFPVTLAGPAIKWFNALPNGSITSFHDITRKFIAQFTTRITKAKHPISLLGVTQKQEESTRKYLDRFNDECLTIDGLTDSVASLCLTNGLMNEDFRKHLTTKPVWTMHEIQNVAKDYINDEEVSQVVAANKRQHVGNQHGNPTPRHNVPAKETQRDHIKPTHRPPRIGKFSNYTPLTAPITEVYHQIADRGIIPRARPLKERTGGNKALYCDYHRGYGHKTHDCYDLKDALEQAIRDGKLPEFVKIIREPRRADRDKSPEREGRNPRTQKPPRENTEEDPTIIVNVITGKDVPNKSKLTMKKDLKVMAVKNHDPVAIADNTITFLPEDCQHGTSAEDAPFVISARIGTGLVRRILVDTGADSNILFRGAFDKLGLRNNDLHTHRHGVTGLGDNFLKPDGSVTLPITIGTSNQRKTIPSEFVVLKDSTAYNVILGRKTINDLSAVIFTKYLLMKFRADDGTIGTIHGDREVAAECDNNSLALRKKSRDAAGIFLADLDARLDGQPRPEPEGDMEKLQIGPTKEEYTFINRNLPYDLKEELSQLLKQNRDLFAFTPADMPGISPDLMSHHLAVDPLAKPVAQRRRKMSPDRAAEIPMHRPDEEKTTFITPDGTYCYKVMPFGLKNAGATYQRLVNKIFRHLTGNKIEVYIDDMLAKTESGEQLTDDLKVIMNTLRKHQMRLNPTKCAFGMEAGKFLGFMITQRGVEANPEKCRAVLEMTRETLYLYLSITEETIAAALVRENEKKEQKPIYFISKVLQDTEARYSRLEKLAFTLLSASRRLRQYFQAHPITVRTDQTVKQVLQKPDLAGRMLAWSIELSQFQIKFEPRNAIKARALTDFIAEMTPTKPTPEPWKLHVDGSSNSTHGGAGIILENQNGITIEQSIRYDFPVSNNQAEYEALLAGLNLAREVGAKILEVNTDSQVVCSQINGSYQTRDPLLQQYLKKVSETKEGFEKVSIHHVPRERNARADLLSKLASTKSGHGNRSLIQEVVKTPSVSTEINAHLTSSNRESWTYPIWQYLRDGILPPDPKEERRIKREAANYTIIAGQLYKRGFSQPLLKCVEPGNTDWGIDLVGPFPTAPGQLRYLIVAIDYYTKWIEAEPLASITATQCRKFVWRQIITRFGIPEVIISDNGTQFTDKKFRELLEGLHISHRFSSVEHPQTNGQVESANKIIVKGLKKRLDEAKGLWADELGSVLWSYRTTPQTSTGETPFRLTYGVEAVIPVEIGDPSPRKTVGGNDEEAERDLVDEERSIAHVKELALKQRISLRYNHGVIRREFADNDLVLRRNDIGIPTPGEGKLAPNWEGPYRVKAVIGKGAYKLERLDGSEIPRTWNAANLRRYYT; encoded by the exons ATGGAGGACATCCCGGAGGATAACCCATCGAGCCAGGACGACTCCCAACTGCGTCGTCCGGTCTCAGAACACCGTGAAGCCATAAACCAAGCAAAAATAGCAAGCACCATCCACCACGCAAACGAGCACGTCACGACGGACCCACAACATCCCGAGAAAGCCAGGGACAAAGCGGCACAAATCATCCAGGATCTCTGTCTCCGGGTCCAAGAACTTGAAGGCAAACTAAACAACAGAGAAAAACACAATAACGAGCACGGAAGCCATGCAACTTCCAGGTCAAGATCCCACCGCGGCAGATCGTCAACCCGGCAACGCAATAGGAGAGATGATCGCAGCGCCTCGCGCAACCGCCGACACGAGAAATCCCCTGAGCGACGATACGACAAAAAACACCATCGCAGCGCCTCTCGGGATCTAAATCGTCAACACGATTCAGACGAAGACCGGAGACACCGAAGCACCAAACGCACGAGAAGCGACCACACCATAATGGGAGCTACACCCTTTACGGAAGGAATCTTAAGAGCAAAACTCCCCAGGGGATTTGACAAACCCACCGACATGAAATACGACGGAACTAAAGACCCTCAAGAGCACCTAACAGCCTTCGAAGCCAGAATGAACTTAGAAGGAGCGTCCGACGCAGTCCGATGcagagccttcccggtaacccttGCCGGACCagcgatcaaatggttcaacgccctcccgaaCGGATCCATAACTAGCTTCCACGACATCACAAGAAAATTCATAGCCCAGTTCACAACCCGAATCACCAAGGCTAAACACCCCATCAGCCTATTAGGGGTCACACAAAAGCAAGAAGAATCCACAAGAAAATACCTTGAccgcttcaacgacgaatgcttgaCGATCGACGGACTCACGGACTCCGTCGCTAGCCTCTGCCTAACTAACGGGCTCATGAATGAAGACTTTCGCAAACATCTCACCACCAAACCGgtatggaccatgcacgagatccagaaCGTCGCCAAAGATTACATCAACGACGAGGAGGTCAGCCAGGTCGTCGCTGCCAACAAACGGCAACACGTCGGCAACCAACACGGCAACCCGACTCCTCGTCATAATGTACCAGCCAAAGAAACCCAACGAGACCACATTAAACCGACCCACCGACCGCCAAGAATAGGAAAGTTCTCCAATTACACCCCCCTAACAGCACCAATTACGGAGgtataccaccaaatagcagatcgaGGCATCATCCCCAGGGCCCGACCACTCAAGGAAAGGACAGGAGGAAACAAAGCCCTCTACTGCGACTACCACCGCGGATACGGCCACAAAACTCATGATTGTTACGATCTTAAAGACGCCCTTGAACAGGCCATACGGGACGGCAAACTCCCAGAGTTCGtcaaaatcatcagagaaccaagGCGCGCCGACAGAGACAAATCGCCAGAAAGAGAAGGACGCAACCCAAGAACTCAAAAACCGCCCAGGGAAAACACAGAAGAAGATCCGACCATCATAGTGAACGTCATCACGGGCAAGGACGTGCCAAATAAGTCAAAACTAACAATGAAAAAAGACCTCAAGGTAATGGCCGTCAAAAACCACGACCCAGTCGCCATTGCCGACAACACGATAACCTTCTTACCCGAGGACTGCCAACACGGCACCTCGGCCGAAGACGCCCCCTTCGTCATATCAGCCCGAATCGGAACAGGACTAGTAAGACGAATACTCGTGGACACGGGTGCCGACTCCAACATCCTCTTCCgaggagccttcgacaaactcgggctCCGCAACAACGATCTCCACACGCACCGCCACGGCGTCACGGGTCTCGGAGATAACTTCCTCAAACCAGACGGCTCGGTTACTCTCCCCATCACCATAGGAACAAGCAATCAGAGAAAGACGATCCCTTCCGAATTCGTCGTCCTAAAAGATTCCACAGCCTATAACGTCATTctcggaagaaaaacaatcaacgacCTCTCAGCAGTCATCTTCACCAAATACCTCCTCATGAAATTCAGGGCCGACGACGGTACCATCGGAACCATTCACGGAGACCGGGAAGTCGCCGCCGAATGCGACAACAATAGCTTAGCCCTAAGGAAAAAATCTCGGGACGCAGCGGGAATATTCCTTGCCGACCTAGACGCACGACTAGACGGCCAGCCCAGACCGGAACCAGAAGGAGACATGGAAAAACTACAGATAGGGCCAACCAAAGAAGAGTATACTTTCATCAACAGAAACCTCCCATACGACCTCAAAGAAGAACTCTCCCAACTTTTGAAACAAAACAGAGACCTATTCGCATTCACACCAGCCGATATGCCGGGAATAAGTCCCGACCTGATGTCTCACCATCTGGCAGTAGACCCCCTAGCCAAACCAGTGGCACAAAGAAGACGGAAAATGTCACCAGACCGAGCCGCCGAG atcccgatgcaccgaccagacgaagAGAAGACAACATTCATCACCCCAGACGGAACCTACTGCTATAAAGTAATGCCCTTCGGCTTGAAAAACGCCGGAGCCACCTACCAGCGACTCGTTAACAAAATATTTCGCCACTTAACCGGAAACAAAATAGAAGTCTACATAGATGATATGCTCGCCAAGACGGAATCCGGTGAGCAACTAACCGACGACCTAAAAGTCATAATGAACACCCTGCGAAAGCACCAAATGCGACTCAACCCAACAAAGTGTGCTTTCGGAATGGAAGCAGGAAAATTCCTCGGGTTCATGATCACACAACGCGGAGTTGAGGCAAACCCGGAAAAATGTCGTGCCGTCCTCGAGATGACAA GGGAAACACTATACCTgtacctctccataacggaagaAACAATCGCAGCAGCACTCGTCCGGGAAAACGAGAAAAAGGAACAGAAGCCCATATACTTCATTAGCAAGGTGCTACAAGACACCGAAGCACGCTATTCACGACTAGAGAAGCTGGCTTTCACACTCCTCTCAGCATCCCGACGACTACGACAATACTTCCAGGCCCACCCCATAACGGTCCGAACCGACCAAACGGTCAAACAGGTATTACAAAAACCCGACCTAGCGGGaagaatgctagcatggtccatcgAGTTATCCCAATTCCAGATCAAGTTCGAACCCCGAAACGCCATCAAAGCGCGAGCCTTGACCGACTTCATCGCCGAAATGACTCCGACCAAGCCGACACCCGAACCATGGAAACTGCACGTCGATGGCTCATCAAACTCCACTCACGGAGGCGCCGGAATTATACTCGAAAACCAAAATGGGATCACAATTGAACAATCAATAAGATACGACTTCCCAGTATCaaataaccaagcagaatacgaggccctctTGGCAGGCCTAAACCTTGCTCGAGAAGTCGGCGCCAAGATACTCGAAGTTAACACCGATTCCCAGGTGGTGTGCTCCCAAATCAACGGGAGCTACCAAACCCGGGACCCCCTGCTCCAACAATACCTCAAAAAAGTGAGTGAAACCAAAGAAGGATTCGAAAAAGTCTCCATACATCACGTCCCCAGGGAGCGAAACGCCAGGGCGGACCTACTTTCCAAGCTAGCCAGCACGAAGTCAGGACACGGCAACAGATCGCTAATCCAGGAGGTCGTTAAGACGCCTTCCGTATCAACAGAAATCAACGCGCACCTAACGTCGTCAAATCGGGAGTCTTGGACGTACCCGATCTGGCAATACCTCCGCGACGGAATCCTACCACCAGATCCAAAAGAGGAGAGGCGCATAAAAAGAGAAGCCGCCAACTACACCATCATCGCGGGACAACTATACAAACGCGGATTCTCGCAGCCCCTACTTAAATGTGTCGAACCCGGGAACACGGA TTGGGGAATAGACCTCGTCGGTCCCTTCCCCACGGCACCCGGCCAGCTCAGATATCTTATCGTCGCcatagactactacaccaaatggattgaAGCCGAACCCCTGGCCTCCATCACGGCAACCCAATGCCGGAAATTCGTCTGGCGACAGATCATTACCCGGTTCGGAATCCCCGAGGTCATCATCTCCGACAACGGAACCCAATTCACAGACAAAAAATTTAGAGAACTCCTAGAAGGATTGCATATATCCCATCGGTTCAGCTCGGTGGAACATCCCCAAACGAACGGACAGGTGGAATCCGCCAACAAAATTATCGTTAAAGGTCTTAAGAAACGACTTGACGAAGCCAAGGGATTATGGGCAGACGAGTTGGGATCAGTCCTGTGGTCATACCGAACGACACCACAAACAAGCACGGGAGAAACGCCCTTCCGATTAACATACGGCGTAGAAGCAGTCATCCCAGTAGAAATCGGGGACCCCAGCCCCAGAAAAACGGTCGGAGGTAACGACGAAGAGGCAGAACGGGACCTCGTAGACGAAGAAAGAAGCATAGCTCACGTCAAAGAATTAGCACTCAAACAAAGAATCAGCCTAAGGTACAATCACGGCGTCATCCGACGAGAATTCGCGGACAACGACCTCGTTTTAAGACGAAACGATATCGGCATTCCAAccccgggagaaggaaagctcgcccccaactgggaaggaccatacagaGTCAAGGCTGTAATCGGAAAAGGAGCATACAAACTCGAACGACTAGACGGCAGCGAAATACCGAGGACTTGGAACGCCGCCAACCTACGAAGATACTACACTTAA